TCGCCATCTGATAATTGGTGATATCCCTTCGTTCCGTTACCTCCATTCCGAACCAATCCGGGGGTGCAAAAGCCTTCATGTCCTCTTCTGTTTCAAACTCCACTTCCACACTGTAAAAGCCCTGAAACTCCCCTTTATAAACATCCAACTCCGCAACAAGGCCTGCCTTCAGGGGAAGGTAGTAACGGGTCTTTTGGATTTGCATCGGAGGCCGATCTCCTTCAAGAAACAAAAATAGCTCCGAAGAAATTTCCATCTCCTCTTCCCTTCTGGTATGGGTACCCGGGCCTTTTTTGGTAAGAACGTAGTCCCCGCCGATTTTTCGGATCCTTAATTCCGGTTCACTGCTTAAATACTTTTGTATGATTTCCTTTTTCTTCACCTTGAATACGTCCGGAAGTTTTTTCACTAGAAATTTCCGTTCCCTTTCCACTGCCAACATTTACACATCCTTTCATAACACCAGTCGGTCCTCTGCAAAACTGAAATATCGATTATCCCCTACGATAATATGATCCACCACTTTTATGTCAATGGCCCCCAGGGCCTCTTTGATCCGTTTCGTTACCTGAATATCCCCCTGGGAAGGTTTGATTGACCCTCCGGGATGGTTATGGGCAAGGATCACACTGCTGGCCTGATACTTCAGGGCGGTTTCCACTACCAACCTTGGATATACTGCGGCTTCATTGATGGTGCCTTGAAAGGTTTTTGCCGCGTGGCGTACCTGGTTCTGGTTGTTTAGACAAATCAGGTAAAAACACTCGTAATGAAGATCGGTAAAAAGATGGACAGCGTACTCCCCGGCCTTCTGAGAGCTGTTCAACTGATGTTTTCCCTTGAATTTGCAACTTTGATACCGCCTGGAAAGCGGGGCTAACAAAGCAAGCAACATGGCTGCATTTTCCCCCACCCCTTCAACTTTACGGAGGTCCTCCATTTTTGCATCCAGAACCCCGGCAAGGTCTTGAAACTCCCTTATCAAGCGATGGGCGATTTCATTGGTATCCTTTCGTGGTATCCCGTAAAACAGTAACATTTCCAAGATCTGATGTTCTTCGAAGTGATCAATACCTTCCCGAAGAAAACGTTCCTTCAGCCGTTTTCGATGCCCTGCATGTATACTCACGTACCCCATCCCCTTTACCGTATTTTTGCAACCCCTCGAATCGGTGAGCCTTCCCCCCCTGGTATTTTCAGGGGCAGTCCGTAAAACTCAAAATTCTCCTGTAAAAGCCCTCCCAGATTCTTTAAGTTTTCCACGATGATGATTTCCTTTTCCAGTAAAATCCGATGGGCTAAAAGCCCGTCGCCTTCCAGGGGATCCACACTGATGGCATCGATACCGATCCCTTTCAGGTCCAGGGTTGTCACTTTTTTTGCCACCGCCTGGGACAGGATCGGGGACCCTGTTAAGTAGCTTTTATCTCCCCACTTTTTATCCCAGCCGGTGTAAAAGAATAAATATTCTATGGAAGATAACCGACGGTCCTTTTCCTCTTCCCCTTCTTTAGGCATGGTTTTTCTCTGGAACCGGGGCTGAGACAAAGCTTTGTCCATCGCCTCTTCGAAGAGATCCGGAGTGATTTCCTTTTCCCCTAGCCGGGAAAAGTCCAGGACCAAACCGGAACCGCAAAATTGATCCGCACCGTAATCCTCCAGATTTTTCCCCCGGGGAAAAACATGGGCGGGGGTATCCAGGTGGGTTCCCGTATGGGAGTATAAAGAAATTTCCATTTCCCGAAAGCCATCGGTCTCCACGGTGTGTTTCACCGTAAATTTCGGACCGGGGGTTCCGGGAAACAAGGGCATGTCCTCTGTCAGTTTTTGGGTCAAGTCAACAATTTTCATTTTTGCCTCCTTTTACCGGGATTATGTAGAACCAAGAATTTTTTACTAATAATTAATACATTGCTGTTCATAAGCTTATTTTATCATAAGTGAGGGAAAAAACACCGAAAAAAAAAGAAAAACCTAGAATTTTCAGATTAAATATCTGATGTAATTCCAGGTTTTATTTTTATCAGCTTACCGGGAAAGGTCCCGGGGTCTTCTTACTTTTGCAGCTCTTCGACCAAATGGCAGGCCACAAAACGTTCCGGCTCATATTCACGCAACTCCGGAGTCTTGCTTTTACAAATGTCTTGACGATATCGACACCGGCCATAGAAACGGCAACCCTCAGGAGGATTCACGGGACTCGGCACGTCTCCCTCCAGGATAATCATGTCATCCGGGGCATCCACCCGGGGTACCGGGATTGCGGATAGTAAGGCTTGGGTGTAAGGATGCAAAGGATTTCTAAAGATCGCATTATAGTCCGAGAGCTCCACAACTTTTCCCAGATACATTACCGCGATTCGGTCACTCACATGTTTTACAACACTCAAGTCATGGGAAATAAACAGGTAAGTCAGTCCCAGCTCTTCCTGAATATCCTGCATCAGATTCAGAATCTGTGCTTGAATGGATACATCCAGAGCGGAAACCGGCTCATCCTGAACGATGAACTTCGGATTAAGGGCAAGGGCTCTGGCCACGCCAACTCTTTGTCGTCTTCCCCCGTCCAGCTCATGGGGAAAAGCGTTTAATAGTCTCGGTGTAAGGCCTACCGTATCCATTAACTCCTTGACCCGCTCCGTAACCTTCTGCCGATCTTTATAAACCTTATTGATTAACAGAGGCTCCGCAATGATCTGTCCTAAATTCATCCTTGGATTTAGGGATGCATAGGGATCCTGAAAGATGATTTGCATATTTTTACGAGCCTCTCGCATCTGCGCTCCATTGAAGTCTACAATATTTTTTCCTTCGAAATTCACCTCTCCCGATGTGGGTTCTAACAATCGTAGAATGGCACGCCCAGTA
The sequence above is drawn from the Isachenkonia alkalipeptolytica genome and encodes:
- a CDS encoding CYTH domain-containing protein, with product MLAVERERKFLVKKLPDVFKVKKKEIIQKYLSSEPELRIRKIGGDYVLTKKGPGTHTRREEEMEISSELFLFLEGDRPPMQIQKTRYYLPLKAGLVAELDVYKGEFQGFYSVEVEFETEEDMKAFAPPDWFGMEVTERRDITNYQMAKNGIPKDLTAIIESYSL
- a CDS encoding cyclase family protein, which codes for MKIVDLTQKLTEDMPLFPGTPGPKFTVKHTVETDGFREMEISLYSHTGTHLDTPAHVFPRGKNLEDYGADQFCGSGLVLDFSRLGEKEITPDLFEEAMDKALSQPRFQRKTMPKEGEEEKDRRLSSIEYLFFYTGWDKKWGDKSYLTGSPILSQAVAKKVTTLDLKGIGIDAISVDPLEGDGLLAHRILLEKEIIIVENLKNLGGLLQENFEFYGLPLKIPGGEGSPIRGVAKIR
- a CDS encoding ABC transporter ATP-binding protein, whose amino-acid sequence is MSNNILEVKNLKKHFKTPKGMLHAVDDVSFFIKEGETLGLVGESGCGKSTTGRAILRLLEPTSGEVNFEGKNIVDFNGAQMREARKNMQIIFQDPYASLNPRMNLGQIIAEPLLINKVYKDRQKVTERVKELMDTVGLTPRLLNAFPHELDGGRRQRVGVARALALNPKFIVQDEPVSALDVSIQAQILNLMQDIQEELGLTYLFISHDLSVVKHVSDRIAVMYLGKVVELSDYNAIFRNPLHPYTQALLSAIPVPRVDAPDDMIILEGDVPSPVNPPEGCRFYGRCRYRQDICKSKTPELREYEPERFVACHLVEELQK
- the radC gene encoding RadC family protein, translating into MSIHAGHRKRLKERFLREGIDHFEEHQILEMLLFYGIPRKDTNEIAHRLIREFQDLAGVLDAKMEDLRKVEGVGENAAMLLALLAPLSRRYQSCKFKGKHQLNSSQKAGEYAVHLFTDLHYECFYLICLNNQNQVRHAAKTFQGTINEAAVYPRLVVETALKYQASSVILAHNHPGGSIKPSQGDIQVTKRIKEALGAIDIKVVDHIIVGDNRYFSFAEDRLVL